From Xanthomonas sp. 10-10:
CATGTGCCTGAATCCCTCCACGACTAGCGCATGCGTGCGCTCGTCTTTAATTGGAGATGCACATATGTTGGTAATAAATTCTACAAGCGCTTGCGGAGCATAGGCCCAAAGCAGTTTCAGCGCATAGTAGTCGCCCCATGATGTGTCAACAGGTGAATAAGGAAAAAGAGCATGGGGCTCATAACTCGATAGCAGCAAAGAACTGAGGTCTTGAGACCTATACAACTCAATATTCAACAGTGCGTTCCGCATCCGCGGCTGCAGCGCTCCGTCACGCAATGGACTCAGATAATCAAGCAAGGAATTCTTAAGATCTTCCGAGAAGGGTGCATCTCTCTTGGTGTAAAAATCGCCCGCAGGGGAGTTAGCAAGCACGAAGCCCATTGCATCCCAAGCAGAGTTGAAGTCTTCAAGAGGTAGACCTTCAGTCCACAGCTTGGATGCGACGCTATCAAATATCCCGTGGTCCAGATGGCCCTCTGTGACCATCCCTTTAGCCTCCAGTTGCCCCATCAGATCTTTTCCAGACAGACCGACCAGCTCTTTGTCATCCAGCCACCAAGCCAACACATCGCCTGCGCGAGTCGCCTCAACGAACGAGGACCGATGGTGCAAACCCTCGACCTCCTTTCCTTCACTTTCGCAGTGCGCAGCTGTTGTCGAGTCAAAAATCAGCTTCGCGGTCGGGACTTGCTTGCCATCTCCATGCAAAGTGCTCTGGATGATCTGGTCAGCGTAGTCGAAGACGTGAGGTATGACATCCAATGGAATAGGAGTTGCCAAGAGGGGATAGCTTTCGTTGGCCCTTTGAATGGAATTGGAGAGATGATAGCCACCTAGCGGCACTCCGCCAGATGATCGAATCAGGATCATACGGTCGTGGATCTTGTTATCAGGAACGGCTAGGACCTTCAGCCGAACATTGCCAAAATACCCCCTTCTCCACTCATTGCACCTACTGATAAGGTTTTCCACCCGCCCGGACTGCTTGACCAGCGAACTGCCCTCGTCTTTCGGTGCTTTCACCGAGATGCCATCGTCCTTAGCCGCCTTCTCTGTGGTGATGATGAGATAGTCTCCTGTTGAGGTTCCCATTCTGTGAAGCAGTTCAACGCCTACGTCCTCCATAAACGGATCGATCCATGCAATTTGAGCATCATGGTGCTGATCGAAGATCTCGCGAAGCCAATCTGTCAGCTGTAGGCGGCTGGCGCCGCCGCTATCGGCAAGTTTCATGAAGAATTGGCCCTTGGAGGGCTCAGGGAAAAGTTGCTTAATGCCATTTTCAGTGAGGCGATTCAATTCTACCCAGGGGTCCGACAAGTGCCCTCTTATGACTGAGCGAGAGGTATGAATAGCACGCTCCACTCGCCCCTTCACCTCCAGCTTTGGCCTGTCCTTCTTTGAAACTTGCTTCTCCAGCCAGCCCAGCTTTCTGTCCAAACTGATTGACCCAATCATGCGCGTACTTAAGTTCACGCTGCCAACGAAGTAGCTGCCCGTCTGAACCACGAGGTATGATGCGATTGGCCCTTTGCTTAATGCATAGATCTCCAATGTGAATGACGTGCATGACCGGTTCTTGAGTGCTTCCATCCTAAAGCTGTGATTCAGTGGAAAGTCTGTCTCCTTGTCCAGGACCGTTGTATAGGTCGCTTGGATGCTTTCATCGCTTTGTGCATTGAGTACTAGAAGTAGATCTGACTTCCCGTGGGTCAAAGGTTCAAAAATCTGGATGGTGGCGTCACAACCGCTCAACGTTATGTCGTACTTACTCCTCTCTGCCCGCGTCAAGCTGGGCGAACAAATGAACTCAAAGTCCCCGATCCGCCAAGCATCCAATGCCGTGAAGTCCAGGCCAGTATCGGCGTTTAACGACAGGCACGCGGCAGCGGCAATTGTTCGCTCTGAACCTCCCATGCGATTGAAAACTAACGCTTTGCCTTCAGACGACATCGCGGCGCTATCCACGCTTGCGTAGCTCGTTGGACTGAGCCGGCTTGTACGGAACCGGAAGTAATCGCGTGTCGGCAAGTGCATAACGGGACGGCCAATAGGGTTCACCCCAAAAATCGCCCCTCCAATTTTCACAGCCAACTTATCATTGAGTTGAATACCTGCCATTTTACTGGCAGAGCTCAGAGACTCGCCGGCAATGAAGTGCTCAAGAAAAATTTTGATTCGAAATGCAGATGTATGCAGCGTCAGCGCATGAGTCTTTGCCGAACCGCTCTCGGGCGTTGCATTTTTGCTGGTTGTCGTTCCACTCCAGCTGTCTGACTGGTACGTACCTGGCAACAATCGGCCGTACAGAAATCTTAGCTCTGAGGAGTACGAGCCTTGGATTTCTAGCACCCATATCTGAGTTACAGTGAGAGAGTCATCATCGCCGAAGAGATTGTGAAGCCTAAAGTCTGAAACTAGATCGTTGAGACCATAGTGCATAGCGAATCCTTGTGCTTTTCGATGAGTAAGCGCGAGCTTCAGCGCTAAATTGGCCGAGCAGGAGGGCTCAGTGAATCGCCCCGGGTTTCGTAGATATTCGTCAGCTGCTCTAAGAATTCTGCCTCTCGAAGTCTATCTGGGACAGCCCGTCGTTGGAACTTTGTCATCGTTTGGCGGTGCAAGAGATCTCAATTGCTGACAAAGGCCTAGGCAGTGGCAAATCTGCCAAAATTCCTACAGATTCCTACCACGCCGACGCCTTTGGGCGGCGAGCGACCACTTGAATCGGATCAGGTCTCTATCACTTGTCATCGCCAAAGATCAGCTTACCGATCAGAAAGAGTGTGCTTCCAAAGTTATAGATCAGTTGCTGGCCTTGCTTGAGGTAGGACTGGCTTGTGTCAATCCCAGCTAAAATCAGAGCATCGGCAACCTTGTCGCCAGTCGGATGGGCGTCCGCTACTCTCATGTCATACACCCCAGCGATCACGCCAAATACGCTGCGAGCCTTCTCGACACCAACCTTCTGAGCAAGAATGTCCTGAAGAAGCTTATTAGAACCAAGCTTTTCTCTGTCAGCATGAGTGGAAAGCTTACGAAGTTCACGTACGTTGAGCCTATCTGAAAACAAGCGAACTAGCTCTTTCGCAAGTCGCAGAAGCGACGCTCGATCCGTACTTACAAATCTTGACACAATCTGCATCGCATCCTGATCATCGATTCTATGGTTAAACAAAGAGAAGTCATGCTTGTGCTTGAAGCTACGCTCAAGCAAACGCATAGTCTTGAACAGCAGAACCTCAGACGCCTCTGTGGAAGCGGGCTGTGTCTTCACTTGAGACATCAAGAGTTCCGCAGAGACCTTTCCGTCAGGAGCAACGTTTTGAGAGGCCCATACGTGCTGCTCCCAAGTAGGGAGCTTGGCAATGTCATAGGCATACACAGTCATTAAATCTGCCGAGTTGACACCGAAATGCGTGTGGTACCCGGATGTGGAAATGATCGCCCCTGTCTCCGCGGTGTACCACTTCAAAGAGAACCCTCGACGTGCCAGTAGCTCATTTACAACACCTGGACGGAACCAGAGCCATCGACCAACATCCTCATTCTTCAGATCGCGGGACGCTGTACGAGCTCCGTCGGTATCCGTAATGAAATGGGGGCGAGCTGAGTCCTCGTCACCTCTGACGCGCACACTGCGCTCTTTGTGGTCGATCCATTCGTCCCGCCAAAACTCACCCTCAACCCTTACGCCGGCGTATCCACCTCGATGGCCCTCTCGCTGCTCCGACTCAGTATTGTCATCCCACTCAGGCCCCATGACCGGCGCATCTTCGTCTGGGTCTACGTCGGTCCTCCAAACCCGGAAGGACGCCCAGCTCCCCCCGAAGACATCCTTCAGCTCTCGTAGGCTGAGCTCGAACTTTCCCCCGTCCCTTTCTTCTTCTGTCTCAGCGAGGCCCTCATAGTCGCCTCCTTGGAGTGACGAGATGTTCTCGACGCGCTGGCGGTAGTATGAAACTTTCAGCGCCAAGCCTCTTGCAGCCAGGTAGTCCAAGAGGAACTCTCGCTTTATCTCGATGGACGTGTGGCTCCCATCCTTGTCCAGCTTTTC
This genomic window contains:
- a CDS encoding VPA1262 family protein, coding for MHYGLNDLVSDFRLHNLFGDDDSLTVTQIWVLEIQGSYSSELRFLYGRLLPGTYQSDSWSGTTTSKNATPESGSAKTHALTLHTSAFRIKIFLEHFIAGESLSSASKMAGIQLNDKLAVKIGGAIFGVNPIGRPVMHLPTRDYFRFRTSRLSPTSYASVDSAAMSSEGKALVFNRMGGSERTIAAAACLSLNADTGLDFTALDAWRIGDFEFICSPSLTRAERSKYDITLSGCDATIQIFEPLTHGKSDLLLVLNAQSDESIQATYTTVLDKETDFPLNHSFRMEALKNRSCTSFTLEIYALSKGPIASYLVVQTGSYFVGSVNLSTRMIGSISLDRKLGWLEKQVSKKDRPKLEVKGRVERAIHTSRSVIRGHLSDPWVELNRLTENGIKQLFPEPSKGQFFMKLADSGGASRLQLTDWLREIFDQHHDAQIAWIDPFMEDVGVELLHRMGTSTGDYLIITTEKAAKDDGISVKAPKDEGSSLVKQSGRVENLISRCNEWRRGYFGNVRLKVLAVPDNKIHDRMILIRSSGGVPLGGYHLSNSIQRANESYPLLATPIPLDVIPHVFDYADQIIQSTLHGDGKQVPTAKLIFDSTTAAHCESEGKEVEGLHHRSSFVEATRAGDVLAWWLDDKELVGLSGKDLMGQLEAKGMVTEGHLDHGIFDSVASKLWTEGLPLEDFNSAWDAMGFVLANSPAGDFYTKRDAPFSEDLKNSLLDYLSPLRDGALQPRMRNALLNIELYRSQDLSSLLLSSYEPHALFPYSPVDTSWGDYYALKLLWAYAPQALVEFITNICASPIKDERTHALVVEGFRHMCLCLSFEKLPAQIDALMKSEAGLVAWVGLHAFKDAINSGVWGIDSLSKIDRVMPAGAQRTILCWMINEANFAKAGSKPYLISKLTESLDGALTDGELKDILEPVRGRLGRLHHFTPWILESLLIPMLERRVIDPAQISREWLNDLMVQWRNALNGQSLHFKLEADGAFTDELAVLISHLAPEELEAIVSALRSIFDSLARTIRLPFSSQISWGSHSCAHGVNLWLYSLSRRILALVDGETNQPLGELVKGCESITERLPDSDGQVVSSAQLVTYAKGDPDQIRSHGLRHIICAAIARS